A window of the Branchiostoma lanceolatum isolate klBraLanc5 chromosome 13, klBraLanc5.hap2, whole genome shotgun sequence genome harbors these coding sequences:
- the LOC136446921 gene encoding phospholipid phosphatase 2-like — MVASARTWLLMIIDLICIPLALMPAAILIFSDIQPNESGFYCTNRRISYPYRAGSWGHRILGHWGFLIAMSIIVFMLGELTLYYREKGSLNDRGNADQQEYRDILTNLFVRLFKNNVIFLFGLSAEVSIVYIAKYTVGELRPYFLQVCGLNFTCTANKGLLFPNVCTGDKYTMEDSKLGFVSGHTATHFYTAIYLALYIQARWKWRGPWLVKPTVQAAFVAFAVWHSYSRVAIYHHDIYEVNRGLALGVSFASIMVLFVSDLFWGRGTAAARARSWYVATAGVPFSEDD, encoded by the exons ATGGTGGCGTCGGCGAGAACATGGCTTCTTATGATCATAGATTTGATTTGCATTCCACTAG CTCTAATGCCTGCAGCTATCCTGATATTCTCTGATATCCAGCCGAACGAGAGCGGTTTCTACTGCACAAACCGGCGGATATCCTACCCGTACCGGGCCGGGTCCTGGGGCCACCGGATACTCGGCCACTGGGGCTTCCTCATTGCAATGTCCATCATAGTT TTTATGTTAGGAGAGCTGACGCTATATTATCGAGAGAAAGGCTCACTCAACGACAGAGGGAATGCAGATCAGCAGGAGTACAGGGACATTCTCACCAATTTATTCGTTCGACTCTTCAAAAACAACGTCATCTTCCTCTTCG GTTTAAGCGCGGAGGTATCCATTGTGTACATAGCAAAGTACACGGTTGGGGAACTCAGGCCCTACTTTCTACAGGTGTGCGGCCTCAACTTTACCTGCACCGCCAACAAGGGTCTTTTGTTTCCCAACGTCTGTACCGGAGACAAATACACCATGGAAGATTCGAA GTTGGGTTTTGTATCTGGACACACGGCAACACACTTCTACACAGCAATTTACCTTGCG TTATACATCCAGGCCCGGTGGAAGTGGCGGGGGCCCTGGCTCGTCAAGCCGACGGTTCAGGCAGCGTTTGTTGCCTTCGCTGTCTGGCATTCCTACAGCCGGGTGGCAATCTACCATCACGACATCTACGAAGTGAACAGGGGGCTTGCCCTGGGAGTAAGCTTTGCTTCAATAATG GTCCTGTTTGTGTCTGACCTGTTCTGGGGCCGTGGCACGGCGGCGGCCCGGGCTCGCTCCTGGTACGTGGCGACAGCAGGAGTGCCCTTCTCAGAGGACGACTGA